One genomic window of Pseudomonas sp. LFM046 includes the following:
- a CDS encoding PDR/VanB family oxidoreductase, producing MANSYEMMLARVTAVEQATPQIKRFTLERTDGQPLPAFTGGSHIIVQMKGADGRQFSNAYSLMSDPADTTRYQIGVRLEEQSKGGSAFMHQQVEVGTELVISSPNNLFAIDSSAGKHVLIAGGIGITPFLAQLPELRAQGANYELHYAFRSPEHGAFQGELANGPHAGQVRFYVDSLGTSLNLAELIGGMDANAHVYVCGPKPLIDAVIATAKAQGVADARVHWEQFAAAPVTGGAFTVVLAQSGRELQVEEGMTILQAIEKSNAAQVECLCREGVCGTCETRILEGEAEHFDQYLSDEEKAAQQTMMLCVSRARGQRLVLDL from the coding sequence ATGGCCAACTCCTATGAAATGATGCTTGCCCGTGTCACCGCGGTGGAGCAGGCAACCCCCCAGATCAAGCGCTTCACCCTGGAGCGCACCGATGGCCAGCCGCTGCCGGCCTTCACCGGCGGCAGCCACATCATCGTGCAGATGAAAGGCGCCGACGGCCGCCAGTTCAGCAATGCCTACTCGCTGATGAGCGACCCGGCCGATACCACCCGCTACCAGATCGGCGTGCGCCTGGAGGAGCAGTCCAAGGGCGGCTCGGCCTTCATGCACCAGCAGGTGGAGGTGGGGACCGAACTGGTGATCTCCAGCCCCAACAACCTGTTCGCCATCGATTCCAGCGCCGGCAAGCACGTGCTGATCGCCGGCGGCATCGGCATCACCCCGTTCCTCGCCCAGCTCCCCGAGCTGCGCGCCCAGGGCGCCAACTATGAGCTGCATTACGCCTTCCGCAGCCCGGAGCACGGCGCGTTCCAAGGGGAACTGGCCAACGGTCCTCATGCCGGGCAGGTGCGCTTCTACGTCGACAGCCTGGGCACCTCGCTGAACCTCGCCGAACTCATCGGCGGCATGGACGCGAACGCCCATGTCTACGTCTGCGGCCCCAAGCCGCTGATCGACGCGGTGATCGCCACCGCCAAGGCCCAGGGCGTGGCTGACGCCCGCGTGCATTGGGAACAGTTCGCCGCCGCGCCGGTCACCGGTGGCGCGTTCACCGTGGTGCTGGCCCAGTCCGGCCGCGAGCTGCAGGTGGAGGAGGGCATGACCATCCTCCAGGCCATCGAGAAGTCCAACGCCGCCCAGGTGGAGTGCCTGTGCCGCGAGGGCGTCTGCGGTACCTGCGAAACCCGCATCCTCGAAGGCGAGGCCGAGCACTTCGACCAGTACCTCAGCGACGAGGAAAAGGCCGCTCAGCAGACCATGATGCTGTGCGTGTCGCGGGCCAGGGGACAGCGCCTTGTTCTAGACCTCTAA